The Micromonospora sp. WMMD961 genome has a segment encoding these proteins:
- a CDS encoding (Fe-S)-binding protein: MRIALFITCVNDLAYPSTGIAVTRILRRLGHTVEFPDRQTCCGQMHANTGYRAEAMPMVRNYVDVFDGYDAVVAPSGSCTAMIRDQYPRLHQPAASVAARTYELSELLVDVLGVTDVGAEFPETVTYHPTCHGLRMLRLGDRPLTLLRQVRGIDLVELGDAEECCGFGGTFALKNPDVSTAMLTDKCARVGETGARVLAAADNSCLAHISGGLDRHRSGVRAVHYAEILASTGATS; encoded by the coding sequence GTGCGCATAGCCCTCTTCATCACCTGCGTCAACGACCTCGCGTACCCGTCCACCGGCATCGCGGTCACCCGCATCCTGCGGCGGCTCGGCCACACCGTCGAGTTCCCCGACCGGCAGACCTGTTGCGGGCAGATGCACGCCAACACCGGCTACCGGGCCGAGGCGATGCCGATGGTGCGCAACTACGTCGACGTCTTCGACGGCTACGACGCGGTCGTCGCGCCGTCCGGATCGTGCACCGCGATGATCCGCGACCAGTACCCGCGCCTGCACCAGCCAGCCGCGTCGGTGGCCGCCCGCACCTACGAGCTGTCCGAACTGCTCGTCGACGTCCTCGGCGTCACCGACGTCGGCGCGGAGTTCCCGGAGACGGTCACCTACCACCCCACCTGCCACGGTCTGCGAATGCTGCGGTTGGGCGACCGGCCGCTGACCCTGCTGCGCCAGGTACGCGGGATCGACCTCGTGGAGTTGGGCGACGCCGAGGAGTGCTGCGGCTTCGGCGGCACCTTCGCGCTGAAGAACCCGGACGTCTCCACCGCGATGCTCACCGACAAGTGCGCCCGGGTCGGTGAGACCGGGGCGCGGGTGCTCGCCGCCGCCGACAACTCCTGCCTGGCCCACATCTCAGGCGGCCTGGACCGCCACCGGTCCGGCGTACGCGCCGTGCACTACGCGGAGATCCTCGCCTCGACGGGGGCCACCTCGTGA
- a CDS encoding FCD domain-containing protein — translation MEPSSPEVAAARTLPAESGLHARVLERLGTAICGGELAPGAVLNIDELVDRYAVSRSVVREVLRVLASMGLIEARRRVGVVIRPASTWNVFDPQVIRWRLASAGRMAQLRSITELRTAVEPHAAFLAATRIGHDEASDLVGLAAKMWAAGEAGDEERFLHLDIEFHRRVLLASGNEMFVRLQDLVAEVLTGRHKHHLMPHHPHHEALQMHADVAQAIQRRDGERARQAMVLLMEQAFGEMRSLWEQTARPDRSADGGAPTTR, via the coding sequence GTGGAACCGTCCTCACCAGAGGTTGCAGCCGCTCGAACCCTCCCTGCCGAGTCGGGGCTGCACGCCCGCGTCCTCGAACGCCTCGGCACCGCGATCTGCGGTGGTGAGCTGGCACCCGGGGCGGTCCTCAACATCGACGAACTGGTCGACAGGTACGCCGTCTCCCGCTCGGTCGTCCGCGAGGTGCTGCGGGTCCTGGCCTCGATGGGTCTCATCGAGGCGCGCCGCCGCGTCGGGGTGGTGATCCGGCCGGCGAGCACGTGGAACGTCTTCGACCCGCAGGTGATCCGGTGGCGCCTCGCCTCGGCCGGCCGGATGGCCCAGCTCCGGTCGATCACCGAGCTACGCACCGCCGTCGAGCCGCACGCGGCCTTCCTGGCCGCGACGCGGATCGGCCACGACGAGGCGAGCGATCTCGTCGGGCTGGCGGCGAAGATGTGGGCGGCCGGCGAGGCCGGTGACGAGGAACGCTTCCTGCACCTCGACATCGAGTTCCACCGGCGCGTCCTGCTCGCCTCCGGCAACGAGATGTTCGTGCGGCTCCAGGACCTGGTCGCGGAGGTGCTGACCGGCCGGCACAAGCACCACCTCATGCCACACCACCCGCACCACGAGGCTCTGCAGATGCACGCGGACGTCGCCCAGGCGATCCAGCGGCGTGACGGCGAGCGCGCCCGACAGGCGATGGTGCTTCTCATGGAGCAGGCGTTCGGCGAGATGAGGTCACTGTGGGAGCAGACCGCCCGGCCCGACCGGAGCGCGGATGGCGGCGCGCCGACCACCCGATGA
- a CDS encoding arsenate reductase ArsC, producing MSDKPSVLFVCVHNAGRSQMAAGWLRHLAGDTIEVRSAGSEPADQLNPVAVQAMREVGIDITGRIPVRLTWDTAETSDVIVTMGCGDTCPVFPGKRYEDWKLTDPAGQPLDVVREIRDDIRARVAALVAELDGHRAA from the coding sequence ATGAGCGACAAGCCTTCCGTTCTGTTCGTCTGTGTCCACAACGCCGGCCGCTCCCAGATGGCCGCCGGCTGGCTTCGACACCTCGCCGGCGACACCATCGAGGTCCGCTCCGCCGGCAGCGAACCCGCCGACCAACTCAACCCCGTCGCCGTCCAGGCCATGCGCGAGGTCGGCATCGACATCACCGGCCGAATCCCGGTACGGCTCACCTGGGACACCGCCGAGACCAGCGACGTCATCGTCACCATGGGCTGCGGCGACACCTGCCCCGTCTTCCCCGGCAAACGCTACGAGGACTGGAAGCTCACCGACCCGGCCGGGCAACCCCTGGACGTCGTCCGCGAGATCCGCGACGACATCCGGGCCCGGGTCGCGGCTCTCGTCGCCGAACTGGACGGACACCGAGCCGCGTAG
- a CDS encoding MIP/aquaporin family protein — protein MRLTLARRASAEFAGTALLVAAVVGSGIAAARMSPGDVGLQLLENAIATAFALGALILMFGPVSGAHLNPVVSAVDWWLGRRTGTGLAGSDLAAYAAAQTTGAIGGCVLANLMFDLPAVAWSQTDRRGGNLWLAEVVATAGLVVLVFALARTGRTSAAPAAVGAYIGAAYWFTSSTSFANPAVTIGRTFTDTFAGITPASVPGFVTAQLVGGLLAVAALAAWYPGAGHAADAVLMPRLAQDSDTR, from the coding sequence GTGAGGCTCACCCTCGCCCGGCGCGCCTCGGCCGAGTTCGCCGGCACGGCACTGCTGGTCGCCGCCGTGGTCGGCTCCGGCATCGCCGCGGCTCGGATGTCGCCCGGTGACGTCGGCCTCCAGCTTCTGGAGAACGCGATCGCCACGGCGTTCGCGCTGGGAGCGCTGATCCTGATGTTCGGGCCGGTCTCGGGCGCGCACCTCAACCCCGTCGTGTCCGCCGTCGACTGGTGGCTCGGCCGACGTACCGGAACAGGTTTGGCCGGCTCGGACCTTGCCGCCTACGCCGCCGCGCAGACGACCGGCGCGATCGGCGGATGCGTGCTGGCGAACCTCATGTTCGATCTGCCGGCCGTCGCCTGGTCGCAGACCGACCGCAGGGGCGGGAACCTGTGGCTGGCCGAGGTCGTCGCCACCGCTGGTCTCGTCGTCCTGGTCTTCGCCCTCGCCCGTACCGGACGGACCTCGGCCGCGCCTGCTGCCGTTGGCGCCTACATCGGGGCGGCCTACTGGTTCACCTCGTCCACGTCCTTCGCCAATCCCGCCGTCACCATTGGCCGGACCTTCACCGACACCTTCGCCGGCATCACCCCTGCCTCGGTGCCCGGTTTCGTGACCGCCCAACTCGTCGGCGGGCTGCTCGCCGTCGCCGCCCTGGCCGCCTGGTATCCCGGTGCCGGGCACGCTGCCGACGCCGTCCTCATGCCCCGACTAGCACAGGATTCCGATACGCGATGA
- a CDS encoding ArsI/CadI family heavy metal resistance metalloenzyme has protein sequence MSRVQLALRVSDLEGSVVFYSNLFGVEPAKRRPGYANFAVENPPLKLVLIEGEQGQPTVMDHLGVEVFSTDDVNAATRRLAGSGLITLEENDTECCYALQDKVWVRGPGGEPWEVYTVKADADVLTKSSAEACRCGGPTRAPDVA, from the coding sequence ATGTCCCGCGTCCAACTCGCCCTTCGCGTCTCCGACCTCGAAGGTTCGGTCGTCTTCTACTCGAACCTGTTCGGCGTCGAGCCGGCCAAGCGTCGACCCGGCTACGCCAACTTCGCCGTGGAGAACCCGCCCCTGAAGCTCGTCCTCATCGAGGGTGAGCAAGGGCAGCCCACGGTCATGGACCACCTGGGTGTGGAGGTGTTCTCCACCGACGACGTCAACGCGGCCACCAGGCGTCTCGCCGGGTCCGGCCTCATCACGCTGGAGGAGAACGACACCGAATGTTGCTACGCCCTTCAGGACAAGGTGTGGGTACGTGGCCCCGGCGGTGAGCCCTGGGAGGTCTACACCGTCAAGGCCGACGCCGACGTCCTCACGAAGTCGAGCGCAGAGGCGTGTAGGTGCGGCGGGCCGACACGCGCGCCGGACGTGGCCTGA
- a CDS encoding SDR family oxidoreductase: MRCDGLVAVVTGGGSGIGNACVRAFLDAGARVGVLDLDISGLSEDPRVHAVATDVADRSSVSAALASVAEVFGGVDILVNNAAVSAVGTVEEDDDEQWSRVLDVNVSGVARTSAVALPYLRRSSSAAIVNVSSIAATVGLPRRALYSASKGAVHALTLAMAADLVTEGVRVNCVAPGTVDTPWVARLLAGAADPTAERRQLAARQPTGRLVTADEVAAAVVYLASPATGSVTGTSLAVDGGMSGLRLPAPASVTSGA; encoded by the coding sequence ATGCGGTGTGACGGCCTGGTGGCGGTGGTGACCGGCGGAGGATCGGGCATCGGAAACGCCTGCGTACGGGCGTTCCTGGACGCCGGCGCCCGGGTCGGCGTGCTGGACCTGGACATCTCGGGCCTGTCCGAGGACCCTCGGGTGCACGCGGTCGCGACGGACGTGGCCGACCGGTCCTCGGTCAGCGCGGCCCTCGCCTCGGTGGCGGAGGTGTTCGGCGGCGTCGACATTCTGGTGAACAACGCCGCTGTCTCAGCGGTGGGCACCGTGGAGGAGGACGACGACGAGCAATGGAGCAGGGTGCTCGACGTCAACGTCTCCGGCGTGGCCCGCACGAGCGCCGTCGCCCTGCCGTACCTGCGCCGGTCGTCGTCCGCCGCGATCGTCAACGTCTCCTCGATCGCGGCGACCGTCGGCCTGCCCCGACGCGCGTTGTATTCGGCGTCGAAGGGCGCCGTGCACGCCCTCACCCTCGCCATGGCCGCCGACCTGGTGACCGAGGGGGTCCGGGTCAACTGTGTCGCCCCCGGCACCGTCGACACCCCGTGGGTGGCCCGCCTCCTCGCCGGGGCGGCCGATCCGACGGCGGAGAGGCGGCAACTGGCCGCCCGCCAGCCGACCGGCCGCCTGGTGACCGCCGACGAGGTCGCCGCCGCAGTCGTCTACCTCGCCTCGCCCGCGACCGGGTCGGTGACCGGCACGTCGCTGGCGGTGGACGGAGGCATGTCCGGCCTGCGACTACCCGCGCCCGCCAGCGTCACATCGGGTGCGTGA
- a CDS encoding metalloregulator ArsR/SmtB family transcription factor: MSKQAVPVACCAPLAVRPMEADQAAVVAPMFKALGDPVRLRLMSMIASVPEMCVCDLTPAFDLSGPTISHHLKVLREAGLVDSERRGTWVWYRVRPEAFRQLGALLDLPTTTAPVDA; the protein is encoded by the coding sequence ATGTCAAAACAAGCTGTGCCGGTCGCCTGCTGCGCTCCGCTGGCGGTCCGCCCGATGGAGGCCGATCAGGCGGCGGTGGTCGCGCCGATGTTCAAGGCCCTCGGCGATCCGGTCCGGCTGCGGCTGATGTCGATGATCGCGTCGGTGCCGGAGATGTGCGTGTGCGATCTGACCCCGGCATTCGACCTGTCCGGGCCGACGATCTCCCATCACCTCAAGGTGCTGCGGGAGGCCGGCCTGGTCGACTCGGAGCGTCGCGGCACCTGGGTCTGGTACAGGGTCAGGCCCGAGGCGTTCCGTCAGCTCGGCGCGCTGCTCGACCTACCCACCACGACCGCGCCGGTCGACGCGTGA
- a CDS encoding glycoside hydrolase family 97 catalytic domain-containing protein: MTAALAVSTGLLGAPARAAEPVAATLNAGQTVRSPDGTVGVAVSDDGGRLSYSVTNRGKVVVGASGLGLDLAGRPSLTEAMSVVSVRRRTIDETWKPLWGTDGTVRNHARELTVHAVQAGTGFRLDVVVRVFDNGVGIRYHIPAQPGVDDYTVTAEHTEFTLDPAARSWSIAAGKDWNADEQHYRDQPLSAVPTAQTPITVAAGKTYLVVHEADLTDYPSMTLKAVPGQPGRFSSDLISLPDGTKAKLRGDFSTPWRTLTIGERPGDLAESHLIENLNDPCAICADDTSWIKPASYVGVWWELQRRQTTWTYGPTHGATTARLRQYVDLAKQAGAKFVLAEGWNTNAGGNWANQDFLTPQPDFDLPAVLDYAEQNGVEFIAHNETRGDVDYYDQHLEEIFSRYEELGIHAIKTGYATKFLLGGVNRSHFDQEAVRHYQRVIDTAARHRITINAHESIKPTGLARTYPNMMSGEGVAGMEQQNYKGANGNPPAQATILPFTRFMGGPADYTPGVLNVTWDPAKLGTRVQTTSTAQLALSTIFYSPLQMLADTPENYAAHPGFAYLKDLPTSWDESRVLDSAIGDYTTTARRHGDTWYVGAITDENDRTLPVPLSFLSRGSYVAEIYADAAETTWRTNPLPVEISRVLVRPSTELSMSLVAGGGQAIRIRPASEEDLRDLDWYAAPRARFGVAEATLDAATQRLTVTAPLTNAGSTVSALPAQVFVDGRAVGDTRTVRVAGTASTTVELTLPATQVPDQDFRVAVGAPTGAHGKQVRVPQTRSVQKLLQQLHRSGDVTQSALGTLQQRATQAESELSSGDVTGRLRALQNLRLDLYRQPVAEVTVTARTAIDDLLTVRLGPPRGLLAIARNVRLAADDQTIAPALARQLVAEIASAARSASANDTAAVRTALDQFEALVTAAAATQIDPEVAATLLASTAALTAGPSTLQAEAAQLLGEACLRTNHAGYTGTGFVACLKTQNSGVRFTAAVTGDGDYLVRVRYGNAMGATQTMTLRSGTASTQIAMPTLPTWPTWSEQTVKLPIARGDSVDLVFGPTDNGNVNVDAITLEPDLGVVRTS; this comes from the coding sequence GTGACAGCGGCGCTCGCGGTCTCAACCGGGCTTCTCGGCGCACCCGCGCGCGCCGCCGAGCCGGTGGCCGCCACACTGAACGCCGGGCAGACCGTCCGCTCCCCCGACGGGACGGTGGGCGTCGCCGTCAGCGATGACGGTGGACGGCTCTCGTACAGCGTGACCAACCGTGGGAAGGTCGTCGTCGGCGCCTCCGGTCTCGGCCTCGACCTCGCCGGACGTCCCAGCCTCACCGAGGCGATGAGCGTCGTCTCCGTGCGACGTCGCACCATCGACGAGACGTGGAAACCGCTCTGGGGCACGGACGGCACCGTCCGCAACCACGCTCGTGAGCTCACGGTCCACGCCGTGCAGGCAGGTACGGGCTTCCGTCTGGACGTCGTCGTGCGGGTCTTCGACAACGGTGTCGGCATCCGTTACCACATCCCGGCCCAGCCAGGGGTGGACGACTACACGGTGACCGCCGAGCACACCGAGTTCACATTGGACCCGGCCGCGCGAAGCTGGTCGATCGCCGCCGGCAAGGACTGGAACGCCGACGAGCAGCACTACCGCGACCAGCCCCTGTCGGCGGTGCCCACGGCGCAGACCCCCATCACGGTGGCCGCCGGAAAGACGTACCTGGTGGTGCACGAGGCCGACCTCACCGACTACCCGAGCATGACGCTGAAGGCGGTGCCAGGTCAGCCGGGACGGTTCTCCAGCGACCTGATCAGCCTCCCGGACGGCACGAAGGCAAAGCTGCGCGGCGACTTCTCCACCCCGTGGCGCACCCTGACCATCGGGGAGCGCCCGGGTGACCTGGCCGAGTCCCACCTGATCGAGAACCTCAACGACCCGTGCGCGATCTGCGCCGACGACACGTCGTGGATCAAGCCGGCCAGCTACGTCGGCGTGTGGTGGGAGTTGCAGCGCCGCCAGACCACCTGGACGTACGGGCCGACCCACGGCGCGACCACCGCCCGACTCCGGCAGTACGTCGACCTGGCCAAGCAGGCCGGCGCCAAGTTCGTGCTGGCCGAGGGGTGGAACACGAACGCCGGTGGTAACTGGGCGAACCAGGACTTCCTCACCCCGCAGCCGGACTTCGACCTGCCCGCGGTGCTCGACTACGCCGAGCAGAACGGCGTCGAGTTCATCGCGCACAACGAGACCCGGGGCGACGTCGACTACTACGACCAGCACCTTGAGGAGATCTTCTCCCGCTACGAGGAACTCGGCATCCACGCCATCAAGACCGGCTACGCCACCAAGTTCCTGCTGGGCGGGGTGAACCGCAGTCACTTCGACCAGGAGGCGGTACGCCACTACCAGCGGGTGATCGACACCGCGGCCCGACACCGCATCACGATCAACGCCCACGAGTCGATCAAGCCGACCGGCCTGGCCCGCACCTACCCCAACATGATGAGCGGCGAGGGCGTCGCGGGGATGGAGCAGCAGAACTACAAGGGCGCGAACGGGAACCCGCCGGCGCAGGCCACCATCCTGCCGTTCACCCGGTTCATGGGCGGACCGGCCGACTACACCCCCGGCGTGCTCAACGTGACCTGGGATCCGGCCAAGCTCGGCACCCGTGTCCAGACCACCTCCACCGCCCAGCTGGCGCTGTCCACGATCTTCTACAGCCCGTTGCAGATGCTCGCGGACACCCCCGAGAACTACGCCGCGCACCCCGGCTTCGCGTACCTGAAGGACCTACCGACCTCCTGGGACGAGAGCCGGGTGCTCGACAGCGCCATCGGTGACTACACCACGACGGCCCGCCGGCACGGCGACACCTGGTACGTCGGTGCGATCACCGACGAGAACGACCGGACTCTCCCGGTGCCGCTGTCGTTCCTGTCTCGTGGTTCGTACGTGGCGGAGATCTACGCCGACGCCGCCGAGACGACCTGGCGCACGAACCCGCTGCCCGTCGAGATCAGCCGGGTTCTCGTCCGCCCGTCGACGGAACTCAGCATGTCCCTGGTCGCCGGAGGTGGCCAGGCCATCCGGATCCGGCCCGCCTCCGAGGAGGATCTGCGTGACCTCGACTGGTACGCCGCACCCCGGGCACGGTTCGGCGTCGCCGAGGCCACGTTGGACGCGGCCACGCAGCGGCTGACCGTGACCGCGCCGCTCACCAACGCCGGCAGCACCGTGTCGGCCCTTCCCGCCCAGGTGTTCGTCGACGGTCGCGCCGTCGGCGACACCCGGACCGTTCGCGTCGCCGGTACGGCGAGCACCACTGTCGAGCTGACCCTGCCGGCAACCCAGGTCCCCGACCAGGACTTCAGGGTTGCCGTCGGCGCGCCCACCGGTGCGCACGGCAAGCAGGTCCGGGTGCCGCAGACCCGGTCCGTGCAGAAGCTCCTCCAACAACTGCACCGGTCCGGCGACGTGACCCAGTCGGCGCTCGGCACGCTCCAACAGCGGGCGACCCAGGCCGAGTCCGAGCTGAGCAGCGGCGACGTGACCGGTCGGCTGCGCGCGCTGCAGAACCTCCGCCTGGACCTCTACCGCCAGCCGGTGGCCGAGGTGACCGTCACGGCGCGTACCGCGATCGACGACCTGCTCACCGTCCGACTCGGGCCTCCGCGCGGCCTCCTCGCCATCGCACGCAACGTGCGGCTGGCCGCAGACGACCAGACGATCGCCCCGGCGCTGGCCCGGCAACTCGTGGCCGAGATCGCGAGCGCGGCCCGATCGGCTTCGGCGAACGACACCGCCGCCGTGCGGACGGCTCTCGACCAGTTCGAGGCCCTCGTCACGGCCGCTGCGGCCACACAGATCGACCCGGAGGTCGCGGCGACGCTGCTCGCCTCCACCGCCGCGCTCACCGCCGGGCCGAGCACCCTCCAGGCCGAGGCCGCGCAACTGCTCGGTGAGGCCTGCCTGCGTACCAATCACGCCGGGTACACCGGCACCGGCTTCGTGGCCTGCCTGAAAACCCAGAACAGCGGCGTACGGTTCACCGCCGCGGTCACCGGCGACGGCGACTACCTGGTGCGGGTCCGGTACGGCAACGCGATGGGTGCCACCCAGACCATGACGCTTCGCAGCGGGACGGCATCGACGCAGATCGCGATGCCGACCCTGCCGACCTGGCCGACCTGGTCCGAGCAGACCGTGAAGCTGCCGATTGCGCGGGGCGACTCGGTCGACCTCGTGTTCGGCCCCACCGACAACGGCAACGTCAACGTCGACGCGATCACTCTCGAACCCGACCTCGGAGTCGTCAGGACGTCGTGA
- a CDS encoding fumarylacetoacetate hydrolase family protein produces the protein MKLMRVGPVGRERPVLFADGRHFDLSSVTADIDGEFLAGDGVQRIREATDLPEVDITGQRVGAPLARPGVVLCVGQNYAAHAAESGAEPPTAPIIFYKAPNTVVGPYDEVLIPRGATKADWEVELAVVIGRRARYLASPADALDHIAGYALSNDVSERDFQLAVSGGQWSKGKSCETFQPLGPWLVTADEIDDPQALRLRSWVNGEPRQDSSTKDMIFDVAHLVWHLSQYTVLDPGDVINTGTPEGVALSGRFPYLTAGDVMEVEIDGLGRQRSPLANA, from the coding sequence GTGAAGCTCATGCGCGTCGGGCCCGTGGGGCGGGAACGCCCAGTGCTGTTCGCCGACGGGAGGCACTTCGACCTCTCGTCGGTCACCGCCGACATCGACGGGGAGTTCCTCGCCGGCGACGGCGTCCAGCGGATCCGCGAGGCCACCGACCTGCCCGAGGTCGACATCACCGGCCAGCGGGTCGGCGCGCCGCTCGCCCGCCCCGGGGTGGTGCTCTGCGTCGGGCAGAACTACGCCGCGCACGCCGCCGAGTCGGGTGCCGAACCACCGACCGCGCCGATCATCTTCTACAAGGCACCCAACACGGTCGTCGGCCCGTACGACGAGGTCCTGATCCCGCGCGGCGCCACGAAGGCCGACTGGGAGGTGGAGTTGGCGGTGGTCATCGGCCGCCGGGCCCGCTACCTCGCCTCACCGGCCGACGCCCTCGACCACATCGCCGGGTACGCGCTCTCCAACGACGTCTCCGAGCGCGACTTCCAACTCGCCGTCTCCGGCGGCCAGTGGTCGAAGGGCAAGTCCTGCGAGACGTTCCAACCGCTGGGGCCGTGGCTGGTCACCGCCGACGAGATCGACGACCCGCAGGCGCTTCGGCTGCGCTCCTGGGTCAACGGCGAGCCCCGGCAGGATTCCAGCACCAAAGACATGATCTTCGACGTGGCGCACCTGGTCTGGCACCTGTCCCAGTACACCGTCCTGGACCCGGGCGACGTCATCAACACCGGCACCCCGGAGGGGGTGGCGCTCTCCGGCCGGTTCCCGTACCTGACCGCCGGTGACGTGATGGAGGTCGAGATCGACGGCCTCGGGCGTCAGCGCAGCCCGCTCGCGAACGCCTGA
- a CDS encoding LutB/LldF family L-lactate oxidation iron-sulfur protein: MNPPIAPPTGSGRIRTPLPFPTAARPAVADTQLRANLHRATRTIRAKRALVVDEAPDWEALRDTGSAIKADVQRRLPELLEQFEASATAAGATVHWARDAAEACRIVVALTRAAEADEVVKVKSMATQEIELNEALEAAGIAAYETDLAELIVQLGDDTPSHILVPAIHYNRAQIREIFLRRMPDAPADLSDEPAALAEAARAHLRRRFLSARVAVSGANFAIADTGTLVVVESEGNGRMCLTLPETLISVVGVEKLLPTFSDLEVFLQLLPRSSTGERMNPYTSMWTGVTPGDGPQSVHIVLVDNGRSAVLADPVGRPALSCIRCSACLNVCPVYERAGGHAYGSVYPGPIGAILSPQLAGVADNASLPYASTLCGACYDVCPVKINIPEILVHLRQEAPHPPAERAAMRVLSWVMRSPRRWAVALRLARAGAGPLGAYRERRTGARTLRKLPWPGSAWTRSRDVPLPAPQTFREWWNQQ; this comes from the coding sequence GTGAACCCTCCGATCGCACCGCCCACCGGCAGCGGACGCATCCGCACGCCACTACCGTTCCCCACCGCCGCCAGACCGGCCGTCGCCGACACTCAACTCCGGGCCAACCTGCACCGGGCCACCCGCACCATCCGCGCCAAGCGAGCCCTGGTCGTCGACGAGGCACCCGACTGGGAGGCTCTGCGCGACACCGGCTCCGCGATCAAGGCGGACGTCCAACGCCGGTTGCCGGAGCTGCTGGAGCAGTTCGAGGCGTCCGCCACCGCCGCCGGCGCCACCGTGCACTGGGCCCGGGACGCGGCCGAGGCATGCCGGATCGTGGTCGCGCTGACCCGGGCCGCCGAGGCCGACGAGGTCGTGAAGGTCAAGTCGATGGCCACCCAGGAGATCGAGCTGAACGAGGCCCTGGAGGCGGCTGGGATCGCCGCGTACGAGACCGACCTCGCGGAGCTGATCGTGCAGCTCGGCGACGACACCCCCTCGCACATCCTGGTGCCGGCGATCCACTACAACCGGGCACAGATCCGGGAGATCTTCCTGCGTCGGATGCCGGACGCGCCGGCCGACCTCAGTGACGAGCCTGCCGCGTTGGCCGAGGCGGCCCGCGCCCACCTGCGACGACGTTTCCTGTCGGCCCGGGTCGCCGTGTCCGGCGCCAACTTCGCCATCGCCGACACCGGCACGCTCGTCGTGGTGGAGTCCGAGGGTAACGGGCGGATGTGCCTCACCCTGCCGGAGACGCTGATCAGCGTCGTCGGTGTCGAGAAGCTGCTGCCGACCTTCAGCGACCTGGAGGTCTTCCTGCAACTGCTGCCGCGATCCTCGACCGGCGAGCGGATGAACCCGTACACCTCGATGTGGACCGGTGTCACCCCGGGTGACGGCCCGCAGTCGGTGCACATCGTGCTGGTCGACAATGGCCGGTCCGCGGTGCTGGCCGACCCGGTCGGGCGGCCGGCGTTGTCCTGCATCCGTTGCTCCGCGTGCCTCAACGTGTGCCCGGTGTACGAGCGGGCCGGCGGGCACGCCTACGGGTCGGTGTACCCGGGGCCGATCGGCGCGATCCTCTCGCCGCAACTGGCCGGCGTGGCGGACAACGCCTCCCTGCCGTACGCGTCGACCCTCTGCGGCGCCTGCTACGACGTGTGCCCCGTAAAGATCAACATTCCGGAGATCCTGGTCCACCTCCGGCAGGAGGCACCGCACCCGCCGGCGGAACGGGCCGCCATGCGCGTCCTGTCCTGGGTGATGCGCAGCCCTCGGCGCTGGGCCGTCGCCCTGCGCCTGGCCCGGGCCGGCGCGGGGCCGCTCGGCGCCTACCGCGAGCGGCGCACCGGTGCCCGTACGCTGCGTAAACTGCCCTGGCCCGGCTCGGCCTGGACCCGCTCGCGGGATGTGCCGCTGCCCGCGCCGCAGACCTTCCGTGAATGGTGGAACCAGCAGTGA
- a CDS encoding GntR family transcriptional regulator, with the protein MPQQEAHEGRLRPARRLTLAEDVYESIKTLVMDHLLTPGERVNIDALARELDVSPTPVREALARLEADGLVRKRPLSGYSTTPLLTRAEFDDLFEVRLLLEGATAGRAAAHASTDQRRRISAEAAASIDMEAGDGYRRHAAFTALDATFHDLIAEGAGSPLLRDSITRLHSHLHLHRLYFPVTGAPDTNTEHQRIATAIAAGDSDAATEAMRAHLIAARERHLPAFDQLPAPGTPRDPV; encoded by the coding sequence ATGCCCCAGCAGGAAGCTCACGAGGGCCGACTCCGTCCCGCCCGTCGACTCACCCTCGCCGAGGACGTCTACGAGTCGATCAAGACCCTGGTCATGGACCACCTCCTGACCCCCGGCGAGCGGGTCAACATCGACGCTCTCGCCCGGGAGCTGGACGTCTCCCCCACCCCGGTACGTGAGGCGCTCGCCCGGTTGGAAGCCGACGGCCTGGTCCGCAAACGCCCGCTGTCCGGCTACAGCACCACGCCGTTGCTGACCCGCGCCGAGTTCGACGACCTGTTCGAGGTCCGGCTGCTGTTGGAGGGCGCCACCGCCGGCCGGGCCGCCGCTCACGCCTCCACCGATCAGCGGCGGCGGATCAGCGCCGAGGCGGCAGCGAGCATCGACATGGAGGCTGGCGACGGATACCGCCGACACGCCGCGTTCACCGCGCTGGACGCCACGTTCCACGACCTGATCGCCGAGGGCGCCGGCAGCCCGCTGCTGCGGGACAGCATCACCCGGCTGCACTCCCACCTGCACCTGCACCGGTTGTACTTCCCGGTCACCGGCGCACCGGACACCAACACCGAGCACCAACGCATCGCCACCGCCATCGCGGCCGGTGACTCCGACGCCGCCACCGAGGCGATGCGGGCGCACCTGATCGCCGCCCGGGAGCGCCACCTGCCCGCCTTCGACCAGCTTCCCGCCCCCGGAACACCGCGCGACCCGGTGTGA